A stretch of the Paenibacillus dendritiformis genome encodes the following:
- a CDS encoding helix-turn-helix transcriptional regulator — protein MTIAQKARLLNQPTRRDILAMLKQQGPIGIQPLADQLNLTCIAVRRHLYDLQKGGYVRIQLTRPSIGRPAYLYSLSEKASALFVTKYDSLALELMEEMRAMAGDTFVERLFERRKRKLMQRYASILEGQKLEQRVQALADIQDREGYMARWGYGSDESFWLEEAHCPIAQVAAKHSPPCQCELALFADLLQADVERTECMADGGRKCMFRITGKRSVPSGHETTNDDEEII, from the coding sequence ATGACAATTGCGCAGAAAGCCCGTCTGCTCAACCAGCCCACGCGCAGAGACATCCTGGCGATGCTGAAGCAGCAGGGGCCCATTGGCATTCAACCGCTGGCGGATCAGCTGAATCTGACGTGCATCGCGGTCCGCAGGCATTTGTACGATCTGCAGAAAGGCGGATATGTCCGCATTCAATTGACCCGCCCCAGCATCGGCAGACCGGCCTATCTATATAGCTTGTCGGAGAAGGCAAGCGCCTTGTTCGTGACCAAGTATGACAGCCTTGCGCTGGAGTTGATGGAAGAGATGCGGGCCATGGCCGGCGATACGTTCGTGGAGCGGTTGTTCGAGCGGCGGAAGCGGAAGCTGATGCAGCGATATGCGAGCATCCTGGAGGGACAGAAGCTGGAGCAGCGGGTGCAGGCGCTGGCTGATATTCAGGACCGGGAAGGCTATATGGCCCGGTGGGGATACGGCTCGGATGAATCGTTCTGGCTGGAGGAGGCCCATTGTCCGATTGCGCAGGTGGCCGCCAAGCATTCCCCGCCCTGCCAGTGCGAGTTGGCTTTGTTTGCAGATCTGCTGCAAGCCGATGTCGAGCGGACGGAATGCATGGCGGACGGCGGGCGTAAATGCATGTTCCGCATTACCGGGAAGCGAAGCGTCCCTTCGGGCCATGAGACGACAAATGATGATGAAGAAATTATCTAG
- a CDS encoding molecular chaperone DnaJ, translated as MMMKKLSSSDGGVHFEVRKDMEIGREDGYMEGAQFANVHDSEGVTVTEPYIVEFVRALMNLNRDWQNRVKAGTTKLQFAVQIGSRLTEEQQERLMEFLQEVPVPEKDMGKVLHAFELEMPEWAVRQLLRIYRLADRLKATLIMYNDLMEQLEQIMRNFEFEFWEGSLPREEERLEATLEHMRHKLSELADQAPRREQSYNRSYGDSSSNSWEHRQAGAASYHVLIGVPEEADEKQVRKQSKKLLKLLHPDHGGSAYLFDWVKKAYDDYSGNGESQKKGKRSPERRP; from the coding sequence ATGATGATGAAGAAATTATCTAGTTCAGACGGCGGCGTCCATTTCGAGGTGAGGAAGGATATGGAGATCGGCAGAGAAGATGGCTACATGGAAGGGGCTCAATTCGCCAATGTGCATGATTCGGAAGGCGTTACGGTGACCGAACCTTATATTGTCGAGTTCGTCCGGGCCTTGATGAACTTGAACAGGGATTGGCAGAACAGAGTGAAGGCCGGGACCACCAAGCTGCAATTTGCCGTCCAGATCGGATCAAGGCTGACCGAAGAGCAGCAGGAACGGTTGATGGAATTCTTGCAGGAGGTGCCGGTGCCGGAGAAGGATATGGGCAAGGTGCTTCATGCGTTCGAATTGGAAATGCCGGAATGGGCGGTGCGGCAACTGCTCCGAATCTACAGGCTGGCTGATCGCCTGAAGGCGACCCTCATCATGTATAACGATCTGATGGAACAATTGGAGCAGATAATGAGGAATTTCGAATTCGAGTTCTGGGAAGGCAGCCTTCCGCGCGAGGAGGAACGGCTGGAGGCAACGTTGGAGCACATGCGCCACAAGCTGTCCGAGCTGGCCGATCAGGCTCCGCGCCGGGAGCAATCGTATAACCGCTCTTATGGCGACAGCTCCTCGAACTCATGGGAGCATCGGCAGGCCGGAGCCGCGTCTTATCATGTGCTGATCGGCGTGCCCGAAGAGGCGGATGAGAAGCAGGTGCGGAAACAGTCGAAAAAGCTGCTAAAGCTGCTTCATCCCGATCATGGGGGCAGTGCCTATCTGTTCGATTGGGTAAAAAAAGCATACGATGATTATAGCGGTAACGGCGAATCGCAAAAAAAAGGGAAGCGAAGTCCGGAGAGGCGGCCATGA
- a CDS encoding nucleoside 2-deoxyribosyltransferase — protein sequence MNIYFGIKYVDDFSNRHVIESILSVLEQQLGHQASCIVRDVEEWGRRSFSPAELMQKTFEIMDSSDLILIEFSEKGTGLGIEAGYGYSRKKPILVIAQEGSDISATLQGIADHVLFYRGRIDLEMKLAAALEERCLCESE from the coding sequence ATGAACATTTATTTCGGCATCAAATATGTCGATGATTTTTCCAACCGGCATGTCATTGAATCAATCCTCTCCGTGCTGGAGCAGCAACTTGGGCATCAGGCAAGTTGTATTGTCCGGGATGTGGAGGAATGGGGGCGCCGATCCTTTTCGCCTGCGGAGTTGATGCAGAAGACATTCGAAATCATGGATTCCTCGGATCTTATTCTTATTGAGTTCAGTGAAAAGGGAACAGGGTTAGGGATTGAGGCTGGGTATGGATATAGCAGAAAGAAACCAATCCTTGTCATTGCCCAAGAAGGCTCCGACATTTCCGCCACGCTTCAAGGAATCGCGGATCATGTCCTCTTCTATCGGGGCAGGATCGACTTGGAAATGAAATTGGCTGCAGCGCTGGAAGAGAGGTGCTTATGCGAAAGCGAATAG